From a region of the Verrucomicrobiota bacterium genome:
- a CDS encoding carbohydrate kinase: MSGPILVALDSGTSVVKGLAFDAAGNVVAHASRPNLIASDSDGTAEQDMARTWEDACAVLGELAGRLDGQEVAALAITGQGDGTWLVDEDGAPVGPAMLWLDARAAPLVEALRQGGAARAAFAFTGSGLAACQQPAQLLWLERNRPEMLERAATAFHCKDWLYLKLTGMRATDPSEASFSFGDYRTRTYREPVLEALGLRHLRRLLPPIVDGARQWHGLSVAAAARTGFAPGLPVVLGYVDVACAALGAGAYGRGMEAGVSILGTTGLHLRLVPAPERVVPNPGMTGYCIPFPVPGHTLQMQTHMVATPNLDWLAGLVQDAARLAGAGTVREGGDILRALDEAAAAARPGAVLFHPFTSSSGERGPFIDPFARAGLFGIDQGVRMPEVARGVYEGLGLAARDCYVAMGGLPTGVRITGGAARSKSMRVILAACLNCPVRAAAHEEAAAAGAAMMAAVSVGLYPDMAACTARWIAPVKGEVEWPDPALARAYEALFPVYRDGYAALPGVWRRMQAARETINGA; the protein is encoded by the coding sequence ATGAGTGGACCAATCCTTGTTGCGCTTGACTCAGGGACGTCCGTGGTGAAAGGGCTCGCGTTCGACGCGGCCGGTAACGTCGTTGCGCACGCCTCGCGTCCCAACCTGATCGCGTCCGATTCGGACGGTACGGCGGAACAGGACATGGCGCGGACGTGGGAAGACGCTTGCGCGGTCTTGGGCGAGTTGGCCGGCCGGCTCGACGGCCAGGAAGTTGCCGCGCTTGCGATCACCGGTCAGGGCGACGGCACCTGGCTCGTCGATGAGGATGGCGCACCCGTCGGCCCGGCCATGCTCTGGCTGGATGCGCGAGCGGCCCCGTTGGTCGAAGCCCTCCGGCAGGGTGGGGCGGCACGCGCTGCGTTTGCATTTACCGGCAGCGGGCTGGCGGCTTGCCAGCAGCCGGCCCAATTACTCTGGCTCGAGCGCAACCGCCCGGAGATGCTGGAACGCGCGGCCACCGCCTTTCATTGCAAGGACTGGCTCTACTTGAAACTGACCGGCATGCGGGCCACGGACCCCTCTGAGGCGAGCTTTTCGTTCGGCGATTACCGCACCCGAACCTACCGCGAACCAGTGCTCGAGGCCCTCGGTCTCAGGCACCTGCGCCGGTTACTGCCGCCCATCGTGGACGGTGCGCGCCAGTGGCACGGATTGTCCGTCGCGGCGGCCGCGCGCACCGGCTTCGCCCCAGGGCTGCCGGTCGTGCTCGGTTATGTGGACGTGGCTTGCGCCGCCCTCGGCGCCGGTGCGTATGGACGCGGGATGGAGGCGGGCGTGTCGATCCTCGGCACGACGGGCCTGCATTTGCGCCTGGTCCCCGCGCCGGAACGGGTGGTTCCTAACCCAGGCATGACCGGCTATTGTATTCCCTTTCCGGTCCCGGGTCACACCCTGCAGATGCAAACGCACATGGTGGCCACGCCGAACCTTGATTGGCTCGCCGGCTTGGTTCAGGACGCGGCGCGGCTTGCCGGTGCGGGTACGGTCCGCGAGGGCGGGGACATCCTGCGTGCGCTGGATGAGGCAGCCGCCGCGGCGCGACCGGGGGCGGTGCTCTTCCACCCGTTTACTTCCTCTTCCGGCGAACGGGGCCCTTTCATCGACCCGTTCGCCCGAGCCGGGCTGTTCGGGATTGACCAGGGCGTGCGTATGCCGGAGGTGGCGAGGGGCGTGTACGAAGGGCTGGGGCTGGCCGCGCGCGACTGCTACGTCGCCATGGGCGGTCTGCCGACGGGGGTGCGAATCACGGGTGGAGCGGCACGCTCAAAATCGATGCGCGTTATCCTTGCGGCCTGCCTGAATTGCCCCGTCCGTGCCGCTGCGCACGAAGAAGCGGCTGCTGCGGGGGCGGCGATGATGGCGGCGGTTAGCGTCGGACTTTATCCCGATATGGCGGCGTGCACGGCCCGCTGGATTGCGCCGGTAAAGGGCGAAGTGGAGTGGCCCGATCCGGCGCTGGCGCGCGCCTACGAGGCCTTATTCCCCGTATACCGGGACGGGTACGCGGCCCTGCCGGGCGTATGGCGCCGGATGCAGGCCGCTCGGGAGACGATCAATGGCGCCTGA
- a CDS encoding protein kinase has product MDAYPSRRMHPDAERLTDAQPALAPKPCPACGAPCPDGDDGTGCPVCLLQWALELGSHGKDSPSDDEPLSPTQGRFDHYELVQRPDGDFDELGRGAMGVTYKALDTVLGHAVALKVLDARIAARPEARERFLREACAAARLRHPNVASVFYFGVRRSDGRCFYAMELVEGETMEARLHRQGSLPVPVALEIAAQVARALAAAEAQGLVHRDLKPSNLMLVSGPEPLVKVIDFGLAKAAANLGSETDLTQHGFVGTPAFASPEQCTAASVDARSDLYALGVTLWTLLTGQAPFRGTPEEVMRQHVRAPLPLERLSGIPQPVVALLQTLLEKDPARRFQSATQLLQTMLAVRTALEAGRSMTGQALYQTGAVNLSRLVLPLPARSGPEKISVARLPVTGNALFGREEDLAALETAWVASQVNVIAIVAWAGVGKSTLVNHWLRRMAAERYRSADLVFGWSFYRQGTHGEASSADEFLDTALAWFGDPDPRRGTAWDKGERLAGLIAPRRALLVLDGLEPLQEPPGPHEGRLRDPALQALLRELAAFNQGLCVITTRLPVADLADHEGSSMRRQDLEHLSAEAGAQLLRALGVKGPEAELREASEAFGGHCLALTLLGSYLSDAYGGDIRRRAEVSNRLAHDVRQGTHARKVMESYQAWLGEGPELEALRLLGLFDRPADEKALEALLKPPAIPGLTESLTSLGPSQWRAVLARLRRAKLLADEDPHQPGQLDAHPLVREYFGRQLREHWAAARQDGNRRLYHHYEMLAPERPDRFQDMEPLFPAVTCACQAGLYRDALHKVYIPRIQRGDASFAAKILGVRGALLSALAHFFVDERWGSPVQPGVGAQRLTPEDQLFILMQAGLYLTATRGHSAPEVRLCYERAEALCHSLHQPLTLFSALVGQWRNSLLTAKLSATMQVAQRAYSLAQARNEPALTLGAFRMLAVTHFFAGEFAAAQRCARSGVQLWRAGGVEPRFEEVNSPAVVCLSFDVLCRWHFREGTACQVAMAEAISLARALGDPYALAVALFHAEFAGHFENNSADVERLASDLMELSTRQHFGQWRAGAKVFRGWARSASGSIAEGIAWIEEGIADWRALGSTLVVPYWLALKAEALHLANRSAEALKAIREAETLAERSGEAWWSAELCRLRGVFLATMDADGGEIEAAFRESIRVAEQQRSFALLKRAEASHTEYRAKKE; this is encoded by the coding sequence GTGGACGCTTATCCCTCGCGTCGCATGCACCCGGACGCCGAACGCCTCACCGATGCTCAGCCGGCACTGGCGCCCAAGCCTTGCCCCGCCTGCGGCGCGCCTTGCCCGGATGGAGACGATGGCACGGGTTGCCCCGTATGCCTGTTGCAGTGGGCCCTGGAGCTTGGATCACACGGCAAAGACAGCCCGTCAGACGACGAGCCTTTGTCGCCCACCCAGGGCCGGTTTGACCATTATGAGCTGGTGCAACGGCCGGACGGCGACTTTGACGAACTGGGCCGGGGCGCCATGGGGGTTACCTATAAGGCCTTGGACACCGTCCTGGGCCATGCCGTGGCCCTGAAGGTGCTCGACGCCCGTATCGCGGCGCGCCCGGAGGCGCGGGAGCGGTTCCTGCGCGAAGCCTGCGCCGCCGCGCGGCTGCGGCATCCGAACGTGGCTTCGGTCTTCTACTTCGGCGTTCGAAGAAGTGACGGCAGGTGCTTTTACGCAATGGAACTGGTCGAAGGCGAGACGATGGAGGCGCGCCTGCACCGGCAAGGGTCACTGCCCGTACCGGTGGCCCTGGAGATTGCGGCGCAAGTGGCCCGCGCGCTGGCCGCCGCTGAGGCCCAAGGCTTGGTGCACCGCGACCTCAAACCCTCTAACCTGATGCTGGTAAGCGGGCCGGAGCCCCTGGTGAAAGTTATCGATTTCGGCTTGGCCAAAGCGGCCGCGAACCTTGGAAGCGAGACCGACTTAACCCAGCACGGGTTCGTCGGCACGCCCGCCTTTGCCAGCCCGGAGCAATGCACCGCCGCGAGCGTGGACGCCCGCTCCGACCTGTATGCGCTGGGCGTGACGCTCTGGACGCTTCTGACGGGGCAGGCGCCGTTTCGAGGCACGCCTGAGGAGGTGATGCGCCAGCACGTACGGGCGCCCTTGCCGCTCGAACGACTCAGCGGAATCCCCCAGCCGGTCGTGGCGTTGCTGCAAACGCTACTGGAGAAAGACCCGGCACGGCGGTTTCAAAGCGCGACCCAGTTACTCCAAACGATGCTGGCAGTTAGGACCGCGCTTGAGGCGGGGCGCAGCATGACCGGCCAAGCTTTATACCAGACTGGGGCAGTGAATCTGTCCCGCTTGGTTCTCCCTCTACCGGCACGATCGGGGCCCGAGAAAATTTCCGTGGCCCGATTGCCCGTGACCGGGAACGCCCTTTTCGGCCGGGAGGAGGATCTCGCCGCTCTCGAGACAGCCTGGGTCGCGTCGCAGGTGAACGTTATCGCCATCGTGGCCTGGGCGGGGGTGGGCAAATCGACTTTGGTCAATCACTGGCTGAGACGGATGGCGGCCGAACGATACCGTTCGGCGGACCTGGTGTTTGGCTGGTCCTTTTACCGGCAGGGTACCCATGGAGAGGCGTCTTCGGCCGACGAATTTTTGGATACGGCCTTGGCTTGGTTTGGCGATCCGGACCCGCGCCGGGGCACGGCGTGGGACAAAGGCGAACGGCTGGCCGGGCTCATCGCCCCGCGCCGCGCCCTGCTGGTGCTGGACGGCCTTGAGCCGCTCCAAGAGCCGCCCGGCCCGCACGAAGGGCGCTTGCGCGATCCGGCTCTGCAGGCGCTCTTGCGCGAGTTGGCGGCGTTCAATCAGGGCCTGTGCGTGATCACCACGCGGCTGCCGGTGGCCGACTTGGCCGATCACGAAGGCAGTTCGATGCGGCGCCAGGACCTGGAGCACCTCTCCGCTGAGGCCGGGGCGCAGTTGTTGCGGGCCCTTGGGGTTAAAGGGCCCGAAGCCGAGCTGCGGGAAGCTAGTGAGGCGTTCGGGGGCCATTGCCTGGCCCTGACGCTCCTGGGCAGTTACTTGAGCGATGCTTATGGGGGTGACATCCGTCGCCGCGCCGAAGTGTCCAACCGGCTGGCCCACGACGTGCGCCAGGGCACCCATGCCCGTAAAGTGATGGAATCGTACCAAGCGTGGCTTGGCGAGGGTCCGGAGCTGGAAGCCCTGCGGCTGCTGGGCCTTTTCGACCGGCCTGCCGATGAAAAGGCGCTCGAGGCGCTGCTGAAACCGCCCGCCATCCCGGGCCTGACCGAGTCGCTGACCAGCTTGGGCCCAAGCCAGTGGCGCGCGGTGCTGGCGCGGTTAAGGAGGGCCAAACTCCTGGCGGACGAAGACCCGCACCAGCCGGGCCAGTTGGATGCGCACCCCCTCGTGCGGGAGTATTTCGGCCGCCAGCTTCGGGAACACTGGGCTGCGGCACGGCAGGATGGTAACCGCCGGCTCTACCATCACTATGAAATGCTGGCACCGGAGCGGCCGGACCGCTTTCAGGACATGGAACCGCTGTTTCCGGCCGTCACCTGCGCCTGCCAGGCCGGGCTATACCGGGACGCGCTGCATAAAGTCTACATCCCGCGCATCCAGCGCGGGGATGCGTCCTTCGCGGCCAAGATCCTGGGCGTCCGGGGGGCTTTACTCTCGGCGCTGGCCCATTTTTTTGTCGACGAGCGTTGGGGCTCACCCGTGCAACCGGGCGTCGGGGCCCAACGACTCACCCCGGAGGATCAGCTTTTTATCCTCATGCAGGCAGGGCTCTACCTAACCGCCACCCGCGGGCACTCCGCCCCGGAGGTGCGCCTTTGTTACGAGCGTGCGGAGGCGTTGTGCCATTCGCTTCATCAGCCGCTGACGTTGTTTTCCGCGCTGGTAGGTCAGTGGCGCAATTCGCTGCTTACCGCCAAGCTGAGCGCCACCATGCAGGTTGCTCAACGGGCTTACTCGCTGGCGCAGGCCAGGAACGAGCCGGCGCTCACGCTGGGTGCCTTTCGCATGCTGGCGGTCACGCACTTCTTTGCGGGCGAATTCGCGGCTGCCCAACGCTGCGCGAGGAGTGGCGTTCAGCTCTGGCGCGCGGGAGGGGTTGAGCCCCGGTTCGAGGAGGTTAACTCACCCGCGGTCGTTTGCCTGAGTTTTGACGTCCTCTGCAGGTGGCATTTCAGGGAGGGTACGGCTTGCCAAGTGGCCATGGCCGAAGCCATATCCCTGGCAAGAGCGTTGGGTGACCCGTACGCGTTAGCCGTGGCCCTCTTTCATGCCGAGTTTGCCGGCCACTTTGAAAATAATTCTGCCGACGTGGAACGTTTGGCCTCAGATTTAATGGAGTTGTCGACCCGGCAGCATTTTGGGCAGTGGCGGGCCGGAGCAAAAGTTTTCCGTGGCTGGGCGCGGAGCGCGTCCGGCAGTATCGCCGAAGGCATTGCCTGGATCGAGGAAGGAATCGCAGACTGGCGGGCACTCGGATCGACGCTGGTCGTGCCGTATTGGCTTGCCTTAAAGGCCGAAGCTTTGCACCTTGCGAACCGTTCCGCCGAGGCGCTTAAGGCCATAAGAGAAGCAGAAACGCTGGCCGAACGCTCTGGTGAGGCCTGGTGGAGTGCCGAACTCTGCAGGCTTCGTGGGGTGTTCCTCGCAACGATGGATGCCGACGGGGGCGAAATCGAGGCGGCATTTCGCGAATCCATTCGCGTAGCAGAGCAACAGAGATCGTTTGCCCTGCTGAAACGTGCGGAAGCGAGCCATACCGAATACCGCGCTAAAAAGGAATGA
- a CDS encoding Uma2 family endonuclease, translating into MPTHVSITHQLWTADEFLEWLEPGVFANLIDGQIIMHSPVSLPHGNLANFLDRLLAAYVERRRLGVVHREVIAVRLAQRTVVMPDIAFYTHDQVSRFQETHIPVAPTWVAEILSPASAGDDVGRKFAKYEEYGVREYWILDPRTLAHRFYHRQSEVLVEFGQEEAVIRSRVIPGFWVRRVWLDPRHMPESPTVSEALTEVLP; encoded by the coding sequence ATGCCAACTCACGTGTCGATTACCCACCAACTTTGGACTGCCGACGAATTCCTCGAGTGGCTGGAGCCCGGGGTCTTTGCCAACCTGATTGATGGTCAAATCATCATGCATTCTCCCGTCAGCCTGCCCCATGGCAATCTCGCGAACTTTTTAGACCGGCTTCTTGCCGCCTACGTCGAACGCAGGCGCTTGGGCGTGGTGCACCGGGAAGTCATCGCCGTCCGGTTGGCTCAGCGAACCGTGGTCATGCCCGACATCGCCTTTTATACGCACGATCAGGTCTCACGTTTCCAGGAGACCCACATCCCGGTGGCGCCGACCTGGGTCGCCGAGATCCTTTCGCCCGCGAGCGCCGGCGATGACGTCGGGCGCAAATTCGCCAAATACGAAGAGTACGGCGTGAGGGAGTACTGGATCTTGGATCCGCGAACTTTAGCACACCGGTTTTACCATCGGCAGAGTGAGGTGCTGGTCGAGTTTGGCCAGGAGGAAGCAGTGATCCGTTCGCGCGTCATTCCCGGCTTTTGGGTAAGACGCGTTTGGCTGGACCCACGCCACATGCCGGAGAGCCCGACGGTATCCGAGGCACTTACCGAGGTCCTTCCGTAA
- a CDS encoding transposase, which translates to MCCEFWPGNTADVTTLKPVVERFRLREITVVADRGMASQATLEAFEGSVQARQNPKDPAPLKVNEVWMEARRYVVCRNEEERRKDAHDREAIVARLREQLRQGDKSSVGNKDYRRYLKVEGEGHFQIAEEQIKADALHPKWYLTIFMAWRSGTRSKNRKGRLTPKRTTDSTPGRPLSPT; encoded by the coding sequence ATTTGCTGTGAGTTCTGGCCGGGCAACACGGCCGACGTCACCACGCTCAAGCCGGTGGTCGAGCGCTTCCGCTTACGCGAGATCACGGTGGTGGCCGATCGAGGCATGGCCAGCCAAGCCACCCTGGAGGCCTTTGAAGGCAGCGTGCAGGCGCGCCAGAACCCCAAGGACCCCGCCCCGCTCAAAGTCAACGAAGTCTGGATGGAGGCGCGCCGTTACGTCGTGTGCCGCAATGAGGAAGAACGGCGCAAAGACGCCCATGACCGGGAAGCCATCGTGGCCCGCCTGCGCGAGCAACTGCGCCAAGGCGATAAAAGCTCGGTCGGCAACAAAGACTATCGCCGCTACCTCAAAGTCGAAGGGGAAGGCCACTTCCAGATCGCTGAAGAGCAGATCAAAGCCGACGCCTTGCATCCCAAGTGGTATTTGACCATTTTCATGGCTTGGCGGTCGGGCACACGTTCCAAAAACCGGAAGGGAAGATTAACACCCAAGCGGACCACCGATTCAACGCCCGGCCGTCCATTGTCGCCGACCTAA
- a CDS encoding DUF86 domain-containing protein, whose amino-acid sequence MDRSGEWPSPREKGDYQELFEKHRAEILRILARHGLSNPRLFGSVLHGTHRPDSDIDLLVDARPGTSLLALSGAELELKNQLGLAVDLRTPEDLSQRFRRRVVSEACPLEAWKETERKPSMSPQLRDRDYLGHIQDALAKIHRQGSRREDFFRREEIQDSVIRGLEIIGEAVSRLSPQLKEAYSEIPWQKISAMRTRLIHGYFDVQLERVWQTVQQDVPALEASIRRVVENLGPGDED is encoded by the coding sequence ATGGACAGATCGGGAGAGTGGCCTTCACCCCGGGAAAAAGGAGATTATCAGGAGCTTTTCGAAAAGCATCGTGCCGAAATTCTCCGGATCCTGGCCAGGCACGGGCTGAGCAATCCGCGCCTTTTTGGTTCCGTTTTGCATGGGACGCATCGACCCGACAGCGACATCGACCTGTTGGTCGACGCGCGTCCGGGCACCTCACTGCTTGCGCTTTCCGGGGCGGAACTCGAGCTAAAAAACCAGTTGGGCCTAGCCGTTGACCTTCGAACGCCGGAAGACTTATCGCAGCGTTTTCGAAGGCGGGTTGTTTCCGAGGCGTGCCCGCTGGAGGCATGGAAAGAAACCGAACGCAAGCCGTCGATGAGTCCACAACTTCGAGATCGTGATTATTTAGGGCACATACAGGATGCGCTCGCGAAGATTCATCGCCAAGGGTCGAGGCGCGAGGATTTTTTCCGACGGGAAGAGATCCAGGACTCGGTCATCCGAGGTCTCGAAATTATCGGCGAGGCGGTCAGCCGGCTGAGCCCGCAATTGAAAGAGGCTTATTCGGAGATTCCTTGGCAGAAAATCAGCGCCATGAGAACCCGGCTGATCCACGGCTACTTCGACGTTCAATTAGAGCGCGTCTGGCAGACAGTCCAACAGGATGTTCCAGCGCTTGAGGCGTCGATCAGGCGCGTCGTCGAAAATCTTGGTCCGGGTGATGAGGACTAA
- a CDS encoding sigma-70 family RNA polymerase sigma factor, with the protein MRLDQSSPAGGANRFHTTRWSVVLLSAKSQAPDCNEAFAKLCTLYWYPLYGFIRHLGYSPEDAQDLAQGFFLHLVERKTLKRVDRSKGKFRSFLLASLQNYLSNEAERARCLKRGGGAKFVYLDIERAEERYSMEPVETLTPEKIFDARWAMALLGEAMNRLSREYSAQGKATTFEALKAFLDPINCKEVRTYEDVADQLRISVGSLKTLIHRLRKQYTDSVREEISRTLADQADVDAEIHALCEALIAAEGWISL; encoded by the coding sequence GTGCGGCTGGATCAGAGTTCACCGGCAGGCGGCGCTAACCGCTTTCACACCACTCGATGGAGCGTGGTGCTGCTTTCAGCCAAGAGTCAAGCACCCGATTGCAACGAGGCTTTTGCGAAGCTATGCACGTTGTACTGGTACCCGCTCTACGGATTCATTCGACATCTTGGATATTCACCAGAAGATGCGCAGGATTTAGCTCAGGGCTTTTTCCTGCACCTGGTCGAACGTAAGACATTAAAACGTGTTGATCGATCAAAAGGGAAATTTCGATCTTTTCTGCTGGCATCACTGCAGAATTACCTATCGAACGAGGCAGAGCGTGCGCGTTGTCTCAAGCGAGGCGGAGGAGCGAAATTTGTTTATTTGGATATCGAACGCGCTGAGGAACGCTACAGTATGGAACCCGTCGAAACGCTGACGCCGGAAAAGATCTTTGATGCCAGGTGGGCAATGGCTTTGCTCGGTGAGGCGATGAACAGACTAAGCCGAGAATATTCAGCCCAAGGAAAAGCAACCACGTTCGAAGCATTGAAGGCGTTCCTTGACCCGATCAACTGCAAAGAGGTTCGGACGTACGAAGATGTCGCGGACCAACTCAGAATCAGCGTCGGCTCGCTTAAGACGCTGATCCATCGGCTGCGTAAACAGTACACCGATTCTGTGCGGGAGGAGATTAGCCGTACGCTTGCCGACCAGGCAGATGTGGACGCAGAGATTCACGCGCTCTGCGAAGCTTTAATTGCCGCCGAAGGATGGATCAGTCTTTGA
- a CDS encoding protein kinase, protein MDQSLNVEPADPGKEPRKNDDLSPREIRVCPTCGTKLPEATKFCPVCMLRQALGREGKPGEPALERAVEPTRELVSHHFEHYELAVGEDGKPIELGRGAMGVSYKAFDVDLRVPVTLKLISEKYVGDESARLRFLREARAAAKVRHTNVASVFHLGRSSGKYFYAMEFVDGETLESLVARSGCLGVNLSLEIVTQVAAGLAAIDEQHLVHRDIKPTNIIVKLKDDDRVTAKIIDLGLAKTVGDSSSESSISVLGGFAGTPEFASPEQFAGVGVDVRSDLYSLGVTLWEMLAGQTPFRGSPAELMHEHLHAALPLEQVKDIPRPFVVLLEALLQKNPAERPQSPAELLALLHALRGDLQAEDQLDKGSLVGPISGRQRSRWRGRKGRIAGVALLLLATAGMVYWFVTKNVWPIVNTKSVAVLPFDNFSNSEENSYFSEGLTSEVIFQLSKVADLRVISRQSVLRYQDAPIERHKSLNEIGRELGVAAILESSVQRIDDRVKIITVLYDTRTNRRIWGASYDREMKDIFAIQSDVAEQIATALQARLSGEERAGIRHKPTESLVAYDFYLRGWGLYQFYRKDENEKAIGLFKQALEADPKFALAYTGLADAYIERVQRFHGEEFWSDSAVDLGQQAVALDSKEVRGYTELARAFLNKGWPERAHEPIRRALELNPSDWRANRFAAEELYGTGRYDQMYAYLRKCFAVNPNDSYAPDLMGYICWMVGENELAEKWMQRAIDVEFDSQRRLIIECERLVLRGDYAAAVPGLRQLPKGFYGDAFSASGLLIDCLLHLKDWPALLELIIDLKQAGDTRKGLVPGTLLMPEALALRALGRETEARQSAERCEAMARDHLRMKKYDEHWSHWMLAFCARFLGRKEEAYQHMHESFVNGDVGFLGWLPDGPSLQVFKPDREFQATLAERDKRNVGKRARILLIEKSQQ, encoded by the coding sequence ATGGATCAGTCTTTGAACGTGGAGCCCGCGGATCCTGGGAAGGAGCCGCGTAAAAACGACGACCTAAGCCCGCGAGAAATCCGCGTCTGCCCGACCTGCGGAACTAAGTTGCCCGAAGCAACGAAATTCTGTCCGGTGTGCATGCTGCGCCAAGCTCTGGGCCGGGAGGGTAAGCCCGGCGAGCCGGCTTTAGAACGTGCGGTCGAACCCACACGGGAGTTGGTATCACACCATTTCGAACACTATGAACTAGCGGTCGGCGAGGACGGGAAACCCATTGAGCTGGGTCGGGGCGCGATGGGCGTATCCTATAAAGCATTCGATGTTGATTTGCGGGTGCCTGTAACCCTGAAGCTAATCAGCGAGAAATATGTTGGCGACGAATCGGCGCGACTTCGCTTTTTGCGCGAAGCACGAGCTGCAGCCAAGGTGCGACACACGAATGTCGCCTCGGTGTTCCACCTGGGGAGGAGCAGCGGCAAGTACTTCTATGCGATGGAGTTTGTGGATGGGGAGACACTGGAGAGTCTCGTCGCGCGCTCTGGCTGTCTTGGTGTGAATCTATCGCTGGAAATTGTAACGCAGGTCGCCGCCGGTTTGGCTGCCATCGATGAACAGCATTTGGTCCACCGCGATATAAAACCAACGAACATCATCGTAAAGTTGAAGGACGACGATCGTGTAACGGCAAAGATTATTGACCTTGGACTGGCGAAGACCGTCGGGGACTCCTCTTCTGAATCTTCGATCTCGGTGCTTGGAGGATTTGCCGGCACACCGGAATTCGCCAGTCCGGAACAGTTCGCCGGAGTAGGGGTCGATGTTCGTTCCGATCTATACTCGCTTGGGGTGACGCTTTGGGAGATGCTGGCCGGCCAGACGCCTTTCAGGGGCTCCCCCGCAGAATTGATGCACGAGCATCTGCATGCGGCTTTACCGCTGGAACAGGTGAAAGATATCCCGCGGCCGTTCGTCGTCCTGCTTGAGGCGCTGTTGCAGAAAAATCCTGCCGAACGCCCACAGAGCCCTGCCGAGCTTCTAGCCCTGCTGCACGCATTGAGAGGGGATCTGCAGGCGGAGGATCAACTTGACAAGGGAAGCCTTGTCGGCCCTATCTCGGGAAGACAGAGATCGCGATGGCGCGGCAGGAAGGGACGCATTGCGGGCGTCGCCCTTCTGCTCCTTGCGACGGCAGGAATGGTTTACTGGTTTGTCACGAAAAATGTTTGGCCTATTGTCAACACCAAGTCTGTAGCGGTGCTTCCGTTTGACAACTTTAGCAACAGCGAGGAAAACTCCTATTTCAGCGAGGGTCTTACCTCCGAAGTGATTTTTCAGCTCTCTAAGGTCGCTGACCTCCGCGTGATCTCACGCCAATCCGTTCTACGGTACCAAGATGCTCCAATTGAACGCCACAAGAGCCTAAACGAGATCGGCCGGGAACTAGGCGTTGCAGCGATTCTCGAAAGCAGCGTTCAGCGGATCGATGATAGGGTAAAGATTATCACCGTCCTATACGATACCCGCACGAACAGGCGCATCTGGGGAGCGTCTTACGACCGCGAGATGAAAGACATCTTCGCCATTCAAAGCGATGTTGCCGAGCAAATCGCTACCGCCCTCCAAGCCAGGCTATCGGGAGAGGAGCGGGCCGGTATCCGGCACAAACCAACCGAAAGCCTTGTCGCCTACGATTTTTACCTGCGCGGCTGGGGACTTTACCAGTTTTATCGAAAGGACGAGAACGAGAAGGCGATCGGTTTGTTCAAACAGGCTTTAGAGGCTGACCCGAAATTCGCACTGGCCTACACCGGCCTCGCCGACGCTTATATAGAACGGGTGCAGCGGTTCCATGGTGAAGAGTTCTGGTCAGATTCTGCCGTCGACCTGGGTCAGCAAGCCGTCGCTCTGGATTCGAAGGAAGTCCGCGGCTATACCGAGCTGGCGCGGGCCTTCCTTAACAAAGGTTGGCCTGAGAGAGCGCATGAGCCAATTCGCAGAGCACTCGAATTAAACCCAAGTGATTGGCGGGCAAACCGCTTCGCGGCCGAGGAGCTCTATGGGACCGGACGGTACGACCAAATGTATGCGTATCTGAGGAAGTGTTTTGCCGTAAACCCCAACGACTCCTACGCGCCTGACCTTATGGGATACATTTGCTGGATGGTCGGTGAAAATGAGTTGGCGGAAAAGTGGATGCAGCGGGCGATCGACGTGGAATTCGATTCACAAAGGCGTCTGATAATAGAATGCGAGCGGTTGGTGCTCCGGGGCGACTACGCGGCGGCAGTGCCTGGTCTAAGACAATTACCGAAAGGCTTTTATGGTGACGCATTCAGCGCTTCGGGCTTGTTGATTGATTGTTTGCTTCATCTAAAAGATTGGCCGGCGTTGCTGGAGCTAATCATCGATTTGAAACAAGCCGGTGACACCAGAAAAGGCCTCGTTCCGGGGACGCTCCTCATGCCGGAGGCCCTCGCGTTGCGCGCTCTCGGACGGGAGACCGAGGCAAGGCAAAGCGCGGAGCGCTGCGAAGCCATGGCCAGGGACCATCTGAGAATGAAGAAGTACGACGAACACTGGAGCCATTGGATGTTGGCCTTTTGCGCTCGGTTTCTCGGGCGTAAGGAAGAAGCCTACCAACATATGCACGAGTCTTTCGTGAATGGAGACGTGGGCTTTCTGGGTTGGTTGCCTGATGGTCCTTCTCTCCAGGTCTTCAAACCAGACCGGGAGTTCCAAGCGACTCTTGCTGAGAGGGACAAGCGAAACGTTGGAAAACGCGCCCGGATTCTCCTAATCGAGAAAAGTCAGCAATAG